A single Falco naumanni isolate bFalNau1 chromosome 20, bFalNau1.pat, whole genome shotgun sequence DNA region contains:
- the PRUNE1 gene encoding exopolyphosphatase PRUNE1 isoform X2, whose translation MGNEACDLDSTVSALALAYFLAKTSPAPKATFIPVLNIPRADFALRTETTFLLREQGIPATSLIFRDEIDLGGLHRAGLLSLTLVDHHVLPGTDAALEEAVVEVLDHRPLERDRAPGCQVTAELVGSCATLVTERIAQGPPGVLDRTTATLLHGTILLDCINLSPAAGKVTPRDVACVSLLEARFPELPPRDTIFEALQAAKFDVSGLTTEQMLRKDLKVLFGDELALAISAIYVDLETFLRRPSLLQDLDAFCQAQGYAGLVAMTISYNERNEPSRQLAVYSQHETLRSTVCRALEEATMPSLHLQPLLSPWSCLGTYTQGNALASRKKVLPILRAALGGPGVTGGPEEEVVPPPTPMNSLVEECPLAQAVPPLCPQDVLERVSRIAAGQPPGSPK comes from the exons ATGGGCAATGAGGCCTGTGACTTGGACTCCACTGTCTCGGCCCTGGCCCTGGCTTATTTCCTGGCAAAG ACCTCCCCAGCTCCCAAAGCCACCTTCATCCCAGTGCTGAACATCCCTCGTGCCGACTTCGCCCTCCGGACGGAGACAACGTTCCTGCTGCGGGAGCAGGGCATCCCCGCCACCTCCCTCATCTTTCGGGATGAGATCGACCTGGGGGGGCTGCACCGCGCCGGGCTGCTCTCCCTGACGCTGGTCGATCACCACGTCCTGCCCGG CACCGATGCAGCCTTGGAAGAGGCTGTGGTGGAGGTTCTTGATCACCGGCCGTTGGAACGGGACCGAgctcctggctgccaggtgacagcagagctggtgggcTCCTGTGCCACGCTGGTGACGGAGCGGATTGCCCAAGGTCCCCCGGGTGTGCTGGACAGAACCACGGCCACACTGCTGCACG GTACCATCCTCCTGGACTGCATCAACCTGAGCCCGGCTGCCGGCAAGGTGACGCCCAGGGACGTGGCGTGTGTCTCCCTGCTTGAGGCGAGGTTCCCCGAGCTGCCACCCCGCGACACCATCTTTGAAGCCTTGCAGGCAGCCAAGTTTGATGTCTCAG GGCTGACGACAGAGCAGATGCTGCGGAAGGACCTCAAAGTCCTCTTCGGCGACGAGCTGGCCCTCGCCATCAGTGCCATCTATGTGGACCTGGAG ACCTTCCTACGCCGGCCCAGCTTGCTGCAGGACCTGGATGCTTTCTGCCAGGCTCAGGGCTATGCGGGGCTGGTGGCCATGACAATCTCTTATAACGAGCGCAACGAGCCCTCCCGGCAGCTCGCTGTCTACAGCCAGCATGAGACACTCCGCAGCACG GTGTGCCGGGCGCTGGAGGAGGCGACGATGCCATCCCTGCACCTCCAGCCCCTCCTGAGCCCCTGGTCCTGCCTGGGCACCTACACCCAGGGCAATGCTTTGGCGTCGCGGAAGAAGGTCCTGCCCATCCTgcgggcagccctgggggggccAGGCGTTACTGGGGGTCCGGAGGAAGAGGTGGTCCCGCCACCCACCCCGATGAACAGCCTGGTGGAAGAATGTCCGCTGGCCCAGGCCGTGcccccgctctgcccccaggATGTCCTGGAGCGGGTCAGCCGCATTGCTGCTGGGCAGCCGCCCGGCTCCCCAAAATAA
- the MINDY1 gene encoding ubiquitin carboxyl-terminal hydrolase MINDY-1 isoform X3, which produces MEQPPEREGVLPAPSSGEGTCQPPEETPTREEMPAGGRESPALDGQVTVLQGGEVAVPSLPGVGQPSGAPHLPSNEHLREDAEEKQPAEGKQPAEGRGSLPGAPMPSPSARAVGLPAEPPRIQTPSREAEADFYCVKWITWKGERTPIITQSENGPCPLLAIMNILFLQWKVKLPPQKEVITAEELMAHLGDCILSTQPREPSEGLQLNFQQNINDTMTVLPKLSTGLDVNVRFTGVSDFEYTPECIVFDLLNVPLYHGWLVDPQSPEVVRAVGKLSYNQLVEKIITCKQASDSSLVSEGLVAEQFLESTASQLTYHGLCELTAAVREGELSAFFRNNHFSTMIKHKGHLYLLVTDQGFLQEEGVVWESLHNVDGDSCFCDTDFHLSHAPGKEGAAAAPLDHRLQQRQVDQDYMIALSLQQQQGQDPSALSDLELARQLQQEEYQQQQQQQRQQQVPAQGRAQPGGRAAGERRQRQKPDLDCTLL; this is translated from the exons ATGGAGCAGCCGCCTGAGCGGGAAGGGGTGCTCCCAGCCCCTTCCAGCGGCGAAGGGACCTGCCAGCCCCCCGAGGAGACCCCCACTAGGGAAGAAATGCCGGCTGGTGGTCgggagagcccagcactggacgGGCAAGTCACCgtgctgcagggtggggaagTGGCCGTGCCTTCCCTCCCTGGCGTGGGGCAGCCGAGCGGTGCCCCACATCTCCCCTCCAATGAGCATCTGCGGGAAGATGCTGAGGAGAAGCAGCCCGCTGAGGGCAAACAgcctgctgagggcagggggtCCCTGCCAGGTGCCCCCATGCCCAGCCCGAGCGCCAGGGCGGTGGGGTTACCAGCTGAGCCCCCCCGAATCCAGACCCCCAGTCGGGAAGCAGAGGCAGATTTTTATTGTGTGAAGTGGATCACCTGGAAAGGCGAGCGGACGCCCATCATCACGCAGAGCGAGAATGGGCCCTGCCCGCTCCTGGCCATCATGAACATCCTCTTCCTGCAGTGGAAG GTGAAGCTGCCCCCGCAGAAGGAGGTGATCACGGCCGAGGAGCTGATGGCACATCTGG GGGATTGCATCTTGTCCACGCAACCCCGGGAGCCGTCGGAGGGGCTGCAGCTCAACTTCCAGCAG AACATCAACGACACCATGACAGTCCTCCCCAAGCTCTCGACGGGGCTGGATGTCAACGTGCGGTTCACGGGTGTCTCGGACTTTGAGTACACGCCCGAGTGCATTGTCTTCGACCTCCTCAATGTCCCGCTCTACCACGGCTGGCTGGTGGACCCCCAG AGCCCAGAGGTGGTGCGCGCCGTGGGCAAGCTCAGCTACAACCAGCTGGTGGAGAAGATCATCACCTGCAAACAGGCCAGCGACTCCAGCCTGGTCAGTGAAG ggctggtggctgAGCAGTTCCTGGAGTCCACGGCCTCCCAGCTGACCTACCACGGGCTGTGCGAGCTCACGGCCGCTGTCAGGGAGGGCGAGCTCAGCGCCTTCTTCCGCAATAACCACTTCAGCACCATGATCAAGCACAAG GGCCACCTTTACCTGCTGGTGACAGACCAGGGCTtcctgcaggaggagggggtggtCTGGGAGAGCCTCCACAACGTGGATGGAGACAGCTGCTTCTGCGACACCGATTTTCACCTCAGCCACGCTCCGGGCAAGGAGGGGGCTGCCGCGGCCCCCCTTGACCACCGGCTCCAGCAGAGACAAGTGGACCAG GATTACATGATCGCCCTGTcgctgcagcaacagcagggaCAGGACCCCTCTGCGCTCAGTGACCTGGAGCTCGCTcgccagctgcagcaggaggagtatcagcagcagcagcagcagcagcggcagcagcaggtcccGGCGCAG GGTCGCGCGCAGCCGGGTGGCCGGGCGGCTGGAGAGCGGAGGCAGCGGCAGAAGCCTGACTTGGACTGCACCCTCTTATAG
- the MINDY1 gene encoding ubiquitin carboxyl-terminal hydrolase MINDY-1 isoform X1, whose amino-acid sequence MEQPPEREGVLPAPSSGEGTCQPPEETPTREEMPAGGRESPALDGQVTVLQGGEVAVPSLPGVGQPSGAPHLPSNEHLREDAEEKQPAEGKQPAEGRGSLPGAPMPSPSARAVGLPAEPPRIQTPSREAEADFYCVKWITWKGERTPIITQSENGPCPLLAIMNILFLQWKVKLPPQKEVITAEELMAHLGDCILSTQPREPSEGLQLNFQQNINDTMTVLPKLSTGLDVNVRFTGVSDFEYTPECIVFDLLNVPLYHGWLVDPQSPEVVRAVGKLSYNQLVEKIITCKQASDSSLVSEGLVAEQFLESTASQLTYHGLCELTAAVREGELSAFFRNNHFSTMIKHKGHLYLLVTDQGFLQEEGVVWESLHNVDGDSCFCDTDFHLSHAPGKEGAAAAPLDHRLQQRQVDQDYMIALSLQQQQGQDPSALSDLELARQLQQEEYQQQQQQQRQQQVPAQPPSCARRVARSRVAGRLESGGSGRSLTWTAPSYSALCPAPWGAPAPFLPWPPRLLARLGHVVGSPRPQHPDSLCSSVFQGDPVGVPGNRSGGHRRGGVHPYLLPGPPKPFQVALTRGGPTRGVPLRESPCSETRGDMRRGGTRTPVSKTWP is encoded by the exons ATGGAGCAGCCGCCTGAGCGGGAAGGGGTGCTCCCAGCCCCTTCCAGCGGCGAAGGGACCTGCCAGCCCCCCGAGGAGACCCCCACTAGGGAAGAAATGCCGGCTGGTGGTCgggagagcccagcactggacgGGCAAGTCACCgtgctgcagggtggggaagTGGCCGTGCCTTCCCTCCCTGGCGTGGGGCAGCCGAGCGGTGCCCCACATCTCCCCTCCAATGAGCATCTGCGGGAAGATGCTGAGGAGAAGCAGCCCGCTGAGGGCAAACAgcctgctgagggcagggggtCCCTGCCAGGTGCCCCCATGCCCAGCCCGAGCGCCAGGGCGGTGGGGTTACCAGCTGAGCCCCCCCGAATCCAGACCCCCAGTCGGGAAGCAGAGGCAGATTTTTATTGTGTGAAGTGGATCACCTGGAAAGGCGAGCGGACGCCCATCATCACGCAGAGCGAGAATGGGCCCTGCCCGCTCCTGGCCATCATGAACATCCTCTTCCTGCAGTGGAAG GTGAAGCTGCCCCCGCAGAAGGAGGTGATCACGGCCGAGGAGCTGATGGCACATCTGG GGGATTGCATCTTGTCCACGCAACCCCGGGAGCCGTCGGAGGGGCTGCAGCTCAACTTCCAGCAG AACATCAACGACACCATGACAGTCCTCCCCAAGCTCTCGACGGGGCTGGATGTCAACGTGCGGTTCACGGGTGTCTCGGACTTTGAGTACACGCCCGAGTGCATTGTCTTCGACCTCCTCAATGTCCCGCTCTACCACGGCTGGCTGGTGGACCCCCAG AGCCCAGAGGTGGTGCGCGCCGTGGGCAAGCTCAGCTACAACCAGCTGGTGGAGAAGATCATCACCTGCAAACAGGCCAGCGACTCCAGCCTGGTCAGTGAAG ggctggtggctgAGCAGTTCCTGGAGTCCACGGCCTCCCAGCTGACCTACCACGGGCTGTGCGAGCTCACGGCCGCTGTCAGGGAGGGCGAGCTCAGCGCCTTCTTCCGCAATAACCACTTCAGCACCATGATCAAGCACAAG GGCCACCTTTACCTGCTGGTGACAGACCAGGGCTtcctgcaggaggagggggtggtCTGGGAGAGCCTCCACAACGTGGATGGAGACAGCTGCTTCTGCGACACCGATTTTCACCTCAGCCACGCTCCGGGCAAGGAGGGGGCTGCCGCGGCCCCCCTTGACCACCGGCTCCAGCAGAGACAAGTGGACCAG GATTACATGATCGCCCTGTcgctgcagcaacagcagggaCAGGACCCCTCTGCGCTCAGTGACCTGGAGCTCGCTcgccagctgcagcaggaggagtatcagcagcagcagcagcagcagcggcagcagcaggtcccGGCGCAG CCCCCTTCTTGTGCCCGCAGGGTCGCGCGCAGCCGGGTGGCCGGGCGGCTGGAGAGCGGAGGCAGCGGCAGAAGCCTGACTTGGACTGCACCCTCTTATAGCGCCCTGTGCCCGGCCCCCTGGGGGGCCCCTGCCCCATTCCTGCCGTGGCCCCCCCGGctcctggccaggctggggcatGTGGTGGGGTCCCCACGCCCGCAGCACCCCGactccctgtgctcctctgtCTTCCAGGGAGACCCCGTGGGGGTCCCTGGGAACAGGAGTGGGGGACACAGGCGAGGGGGTGTCCATCCTTACCTACTGCCGGGACCACCCAAACCTTTCCAAGTGGCCTTAACACGGGGGGGTCCCACCCGGGGGGTCCCACTCAGGGAGAGTCCCTGCTCCGAGACGCGGGGGGACATGCGTCGAGGGGGGACACGCACCCCCGTGTCCAAAACGTGGCCTTAG
- the PRUNE1 gene encoding exopolyphosphatase PRUNE1 isoform X1, whose product MERFVEGNRAALQEHVRRHQEIHVVMGNEACDLDSTVSALALAYFLAKTSPAPKATFIPVLNIPRADFALRTETTFLLREQGIPATSLIFRDEIDLGGLHRAGLLSLTLVDHHVLPGTDAALEEAVVEVLDHRPLERDRAPGCQVTAELVGSCATLVTERIAQGPPGVLDRTTATLLHGTILLDCINLSPAAGKVTPRDVACVSLLEARFPELPPRDTIFEALQAAKFDVSGLTTEQMLRKDLKVLFGDELALAISAIYVDLETFLRRPSLLQDLDAFCQAQGYAGLVAMTISYNERNEPSRQLAVYSQHETLRSTVCRALEEATMPSLHLQPLLSPWSCLGTYTQGNALASRKKVLPILRAALGGPGVTGGPEEEVVPPPTPMNSLVEECPLAQAVPPLCPQDVLERVSRIAAGQPPGSPK is encoded by the exons ATGGAGCGGTTCGTGGAGGGGAACCgggcagctctgcag gagcATGTCCGGCGTCACCAGGAGATCCATGTGGTGATGGGCAATGAGGCCTGTGACTTGGACTCCACTGTCTCGGCCCTGGCCCTGGCTTATTTCCTGGCAAAG ACCTCCCCAGCTCCCAAAGCCACCTTCATCCCAGTGCTGAACATCCCTCGTGCCGACTTCGCCCTCCGGACGGAGACAACGTTCCTGCTGCGGGAGCAGGGCATCCCCGCCACCTCCCTCATCTTTCGGGATGAGATCGACCTGGGGGGGCTGCACCGCGCCGGGCTGCTCTCCCTGACGCTGGTCGATCACCACGTCCTGCCCGG CACCGATGCAGCCTTGGAAGAGGCTGTGGTGGAGGTTCTTGATCACCGGCCGTTGGAACGGGACCGAgctcctggctgccaggtgacagcagagctggtgggcTCCTGTGCCACGCTGGTGACGGAGCGGATTGCCCAAGGTCCCCCGGGTGTGCTGGACAGAACCACGGCCACACTGCTGCACG GTACCATCCTCCTGGACTGCATCAACCTGAGCCCGGCTGCCGGCAAGGTGACGCCCAGGGACGTGGCGTGTGTCTCCCTGCTTGAGGCGAGGTTCCCCGAGCTGCCACCCCGCGACACCATCTTTGAAGCCTTGCAGGCAGCCAAGTTTGATGTCTCAG GGCTGACGACAGAGCAGATGCTGCGGAAGGACCTCAAAGTCCTCTTCGGCGACGAGCTGGCCCTCGCCATCAGTGCCATCTATGTGGACCTGGAG ACCTTCCTACGCCGGCCCAGCTTGCTGCAGGACCTGGATGCTTTCTGCCAGGCTCAGGGCTATGCGGGGCTGGTGGCCATGACAATCTCTTATAACGAGCGCAACGAGCCCTCCCGGCAGCTCGCTGTCTACAGCCAGCATGAGACACTCCGCAGCACG GTGTGCCGGGCGCTGGAGGAGGCGACGATGCCATCCCTGCACCTCCAGCCCCTCCTGAGCCCCTGGTCCTGCCTGGGCACCTACACCCAGGGCAATGCTTTGGCGTCGCGGAAGAAGGTCCTGCCCATCCTgcgggcagccctgggggggccAGGCGTTACTGGGGGTCCGGAGGAAGAGGTGGTCCCGCCACCCACCCCGATGAACAGCCTGGTGGAAGAATGTCCGCTGGCCCAGGCCGTGcccccgctctgcccccaggATGTCCTGGAGCGGGTCAGCCGCATTGCTGCTGGGCAGCCGCCCGGCTCCCCAAAATAA
- the MINDY1 gene encoding ubiquitin carboxyl-terminal hydrolase MINDY-1 isoform X2: MEQPPEREGVLPAPSSGEGTCQPPEETPTREEMPAGGRESPALDGQVTVLQGGEVAVPSLPGVGQPSGAPHLPSNEHLREDAEEKQPAEGKQPAEGRGSLPGAPMPSPSARAVGLPAEPPRIQTPSREAEADFYCVKWITWKGERTPIITQSENGPCPLLAIMNILFLQWKVKLPPQKEVITAEELMAHLGDCILSTQPREPSEGLQLNFQQNINDTMTVLPKLSTGLDVNVRFTGVSDFEYTPECIVFDLLNVPLYHGWLVDPQSPEVVRAVGKLSYNQLVEKIITCKQASDSSLVSEGLVAEQFLESTASQLTYHGLCELTAAVREGELSAFFRNNHFSTMIKHKGHLYLLVTDQGFLQEEGVVWESLHNVDGDSCFCDTDFHLSHAPGKEGAAAAPLDHRLQQRQVDQDYMIALSLQQQQGQDPSALSDLELARQLQQEEYQQQQQQQRQQQVPAQVTRVARSRVAGRLESGGSGRSLTWTAPSYSALCPAPWGAPAPFLPWPPRLLARLGHVVGSPRPQHPDSLCSSVFQGDPVGVPGNRSGGHRRGGVHPYLLPGPPKPFQVALTRGGPTRGVPLRESPCSETRGDMRRGGTRTPVSKTWP, translated from the exons ATGGAGCAGCCGCCTGAGCGGGAAGGGGTGCTCCCAGCCCCTTCCAGCGGCGAAGGGACCTGCCAGCCCCCCGAGGAGACCCCCACTAGGGAAGAAATGCCGGCTGGTGGTCgggagagcccagcactggacgGGCAAGTCACCgtgctgcagggtggggaagTGGCCGTGCCTTCCCTCCCTGGCGTGGGGCAGCCGAGCGGTGCCCCACATCTCCCCTCCAATGAGCATCTGCGGGAAGATGCTGAGGAGAAGCAGCCCGCTGAGGGCAAACAgcctgctgagggcagggggtCCCTGCCAGGTGCCCCCATGCCCAGCCCGAGCGCCAGGGCGGTGGGGTTACCAGCTGAGCCCCCCCGAATCCAGACCCCCAGTCGGGAAGCAGAGGCAGATTTTTATTGTGTGAAGTGGATCACCTGGAAAGGCGAGCGGACGCCCATCATCACGCAGAGCGAGAATGGGCCCTGCCCGCTCCTGGCCATCATGAACATCCTCTTCCTGCAGTGGAAG GTGAAGCTGCCCCCGCAGAAGGAGGTGATCACGGCCGAGGAGCTGATGGCACATCTGG GGGATTGCATCTTGTCCACGCAACCCCGGGAGCCGTCGGAGGGGCTGCAGCTCAACTTCCAGCAG AACATCAACGACACCATGACAGTCCTCCCCAAGCTCTCGACGGGGCTGGATGTCAACGTGCGGTTCACGGGTGTCTCGGACTTTGAGTACACGCCCGAGTGCATTGTCTTCGACCTCCTCAATGTCCCGCTCTACCACGGCTGGCTGGTGGACCCCCAG AGCCCAGAGGTGGTGCGCGCCGTGGGCAAGCTCAGCTACAACCAGCTGGTGGAGAAGATCATCACCTGCAAACAGGCCAGCGACTCCAGCCTGGTCAGTGAAG ggctggtggctgAGCAGTTCCTGGAGTCCACGGCCTCCCAGCTGACCTACCACGGGCTGTGCGAGCTCACGGCCGCTGTCAGGGAGGGCGAGCTCAGCGCCTTCTTCCGCAATAACCACTTCAGCACCATGATCAAGCACAAG GGCCACCTTTACCTGCTGGTGACAGACCAGGGCTtcctgcaggaggagggggtggtCTGGGAGAGCCTCCACAACGTGGATGGAGACAGCTGCTTCTGCGACACCGATTTTCACCTCAGCCACGCTCCGGGCAAGGAGGGGGCTGCCGCGGCCCCCCTTGACCACCGGCTCCAGCAGAGACAAGTGGACCAG GATTACATGATCGCCCTGTcgctgcagcaacagcagggaCAGGACCCCTCTGCGCTCAGTGACCTGGAGCTCGCTcgccagctgcagcaggaggagtatcagcagcagcagcagcagcagcggcagcagcaggtcccGGCGCAGGTAACCAG GGTCGCGCGCAGCCGGGTGGCCGGGCGGCTGGAGAGCGGAGGCAGCGGCAGAAGCCTGACTTGGACTGCACCCTCTTATAGCGCCCTGTGCCCGGCCCCCTGGGGGGCCCCTGCCCCATTCCTGCCGTGGCCCCCCCGGctcctggccaggctggggcatGTGGTGGGGTCCCCACGCCCGCAGCACCCCGactccctgtgctcctctgtCTTCCAGGGAGACCCCGTGGGGGTCCCTGGGAACAGGAGTGGGGGACACAGGCGAGGGGGTGTCCATCCTTACCTACTGCCGGGACCACCCAAACCTTTCCAAGTGGCCTTAACACGGGGGGGTCCCACCCGGGGGGTCCCACTCAGGGAGAGTCCCTGCTCCGAGACGCGGGGGGACATGCGTCGAGGGGGGACACGCACCCCCGTGTCCAAAACGTGGCCTTAG